The Humulus lupulus chromosome 3, drHumLupu1.1, whole genome shotgun sequence genome window below encodes:
- the LOC133824203 gene encoding uncharacterized protein LOC133824203, with the protein MSASWRHLGALVAQYEKWLGEQIKASEDRNAEEIKTVEAKYIEELKVTEAKYTEQLEAAEKKNVELIEQKVKLAEELKQHQATLTKAIEAKEKYKEASLLNFREASKLQDDLFISRKETEGLEECVKELEETNVSILGRYKGATFKCFYIFWKHNYGADFNYLSGCMRQSKINRCPTHLEKEERAKVPASPKISLAVNQQIPQDPVGS; encoded by the coding sequence ATGAGCGCTAGCTGGCGCCACTTGGGAGCCCTGGTCGCTCAATACGAGAAGTGGCTTGGCGAGCAGATTAAAGCGTCCGAGGATAGAAACGCTGAGGAGATTAAGACAGTTGAGGCCAAGTacattgaggagcttaaggtgaCTGAGGCCAAATACACCGAGCAGCTCGAAGCAGCCGAGAAGAAAAACGTTGAATTGATTGAACAGAAGGTCAAGCTGGCCGAAGAGCTGAAGCAACACCAGGCTACCTTGACAAAAGCCATTGAAGctaaagagaagtacaaggaggcttctTTGCTTAATTTCAGGGAAGCTTCCAAGCTTCAAGATGATCTGTTCATCAGCAGAAAGGAGACTGAGGGGTTGGAGGAATGcgtcaaagagctcgaggagaccaaTGTCAGTATCCTGGGGAGGTACAAGGGAGCCACCTTTAAATGCTTCTATATATTCTGGAAGCACAACTACGGGGCAGACTTCAACTATCTATCAGGGTGTATGAGGCAATCTAAGATAAATAGGTGTCCGACTCACCTTGAAAAGGAGGAGCGAGCGAAAGTTCCAGCATCCCCCAAAATCTCTTTGGCCGTCAACCAGCAAATTCCTCAAGATCCTGTTGGTTCATAA